The DNA window AGTAATTCGTGGACCCTTCCGGTCGGGTCCGGTCGAGCTGGGGATAATTCAGTCGTGGTGTTTATTTTCAAGGCATCTCCGTGTTTCTGTAAGCTTGAAGTGTTCAGGAAAGAAACCTCCATAAGAAGTAAAAACCtactgtcacacgactagctcgtaatagcgggtactgTTTTATTCTTTACAATTCCAAAATGGCGGAAAGCAGGGTTAAAGAACTAAGACCTATAGTTCGTCTACTGACAAAAACGGGAAAGCCCGATATCTATCGACTgactctatgtgtgtgtgtgtgtgtgtgtgtgtgtgtgtgtgtgtgtgtgtgtgtgtgtgtgtatgtgtgtgtgtgcgtgtatgtgtgtgcgtgtatgtgtgtgtgtgtgtgtctgtgtgtgtgtgtgtgtgtgtgtgttactgctgACAAAAACGGGAAAGCCCGTTATCTATAGACTGATgactctatgtgtgtgtgtgtgtgtgtgtgtgtatgtgtgtgtgtgtgtgtgtgtgtgtgtgtgtgtgtgtgtgtgtgtgttactgctgACAAAAACGGGAAAGCCCGTTATCTATAGACTGATGActctatatatatgtgtgtgtgtgtatgtgtgtgtgtgtgtgtgtgtgtgtgtgtgtgtgtgtgtgtgttactgctgACAAAAACGGGAAAGCCCGTTATCTATACACTGACTCTATGattgtgtcggtgtgtgtgagtgtgtgtgtgtgtgtgtgtgtgtgtgtgtgtgtgtgagtgcgcgcgcgcgcgtgtgtgtgtatgtgtgtgtgtatgtgtgtgcgtgtgtgtgtgtgtgcgtgtgtgtgtgtgcgtgtgtgcgcgcgcgtgtgtttatgtgtgtgtgtgtgtgtgtgtgtgtgcgtgtgagtgtgtttgtgtgacagtgtgtgagtgtgtgtgtatgtgtgtgtgtgtgtgtgtgtgtgtgtgtgtgtgtgtgtgtgtgtgtcaaagacCTCAAGTGGTagcccatcccccccccccccccactcattTCTTGTTGTTGTAGATCTTCGCCAGGGCTTGACGATGCAGAACAATGACTACCAGGATGCCGCAGAACGACGCCGCCAGTCGATACAACGTTGTATCCAGTCCCTGGTGCACGCTTGTCAGTGCAAAGACCCAGACTGTCACCTGCATCCTTGccagaaaatgaaaaaagttGTGCGGCACACAAGGGGATGCAGGCGCAAAACCAACGGTGGCTGTCCCGTCTGCAAGAACCTAATCGCTCTGTGTTGCTACCATGCAAAACGATGCAACGAGAACGGGTGTGGTGTGCCGTTCTGCAGGCAACTCAAGGTAAAACTGGAGCAGCAGCGATTACGCCGAGCACGGGTGAGGCGTCAGGAAGCTGGAGCTCGTTGGAACATCACCGAAGGAGGATAACAACGGCTGCAGAATCTCCACGCCTCGTCTTAAAAGCTATCGTATCAAAGACACCCTCTTAGAGAAGTTCTCTGTCGAATTGAACATTGAGATATAAGATTTTCAGTATTttctggcggccattttgaatttatGCAAATTATTCCTTTGAAATCCTTCAACTGGGAAAATCAACACCAGATTTGAATTTGTTGAGTCAAATAACACCCAGAAGAGTACTGAAAGCACCCTTTTAAACCTAAGGGGACTCCAAATCCAGTCCCTACTCCGTAagctggcggccattttgaatgaTGCTAAATACAGGCTGAAAACGGAGCCGCCCATGTTGTACTGGATGGTTTTTGAAAAGCTCAGACCCATACCTACCACCATGCCAAATGGCAACAATTTGTCACAAAGTGCACAATTCTCGGAAATAGTGACAAGTTCCTACATCACTAGAATGGAAACGCAAAAAATGCTCCgggcatttttttctttcttcattttcattactttattgtcccatcgctgggaaattcgggtcgcttcctcccagtggaaagctagcagcaacagagtcacgctaccccaaagtcaagggatctatttttttttgttttatcttgttttgctaaaaatcgtaatattttaccTATCCGGAACAAAacaacccccaccacccagcatagaggctctaaacaacaaacaataataataattgtcagtaagtactggtgtcacatgactgatgtgaaccagttgattggctaatggcgatgcgctaaaatattcttgcgccctttgcctaagcaagactgtgctctcattatcagaattaattactgacatgtagcttatattctccacaataccaaatgaccataaattccctgcttctcaattaaagcagaagtggggtttttttctgacagactgcatgtgcctgtaccacagtgcggctgccactgatctaaaaatagaagccgctgtgtttcatctaattctcgccgacttgcatagattcttctcatatgccgctcaaactctagcctgttctctagttctatccagaatagactattgcaacagcctgttctatggctgtgatcaaaaacttgtcgagtcactccaaaaggtacaaaactctgccgccaaattgatatatcgttctaagaagtttgatcatgtcacaccacttcttcaTTCCCTTCATTGGCTTCCCGTGTCCGCTCGTATTCTTCAACTTGCCTTCTTTTGGATATCGCTCGTTTGCTTCTGCGGCTGCCATtatctgtttctctgccaaatttgaagatggccctaaatacctcaaggaactgctcgtcacatatgacaatccctctgactacaacctccgctcacgcgctgacagtcgcaaacttgaaactctcgagcgaagcttgccttcttttggaaatcgctcgtttgcttctgcggctgccattgtctggaattctctcccttcctccgttcgccattctgcttctaaggactctttccgcagttcccttaaaacgcacctttttcgcgaatccttgtaaattgtccttgccatctttatagactgttagaggtgaagttagatttgttgtttgaatgtgtcttttttgtatagttgcttcagctttgattgagctatagggttctgtatgaaatttgcatttagtctttctttttcttgctgagtgtatgtacagtccagagaggagacggacatggtgtgagcttgtccaggggggtatatgaacatctcagtggcagggggatggaagcacttgttaatgagtgggagtgtgtatgtgcgtggtgtgcacgaggatgtatgcacgtgagtgatatttgtaaatgtgtattattataatatcatctttgtatttatattattgaaattgttatatctcgatgtacagcgctaagagcatagttaaatttgtgaagcggcgctatataagctatctttattattattatgtagcTTAtaatccacattaccaaatgatgagttaatataaaattcccacccgctagcagaaaacacaagtgttattccgatacgtaccagctagaccagtttggaagactgactcgatcgactctgtcatacgtagccgcactgactacactgaaatacgactgcatcagttcagtaaatgaatggtttccgaattattatttcaaggcaagaacaatcgtaatcgaaaacgtgtagggttcagaacgttcttaccatatatataagacttattaccagcgtgcctcgtgcgtgcagactcagtggcagtgcagactgcatgcagtggtttgattgccctagcagacgacataaaccccgctcagcaaattaacatgttgggcaaatgtgaacgaaaaaacgatggggatataatacgtgtagggttcagagcattcttaccgttcatatgtagtaccagactccccgatgagtgaagataccacacgagaaacatgccacatttattttggaaatgtgctttccgtcgaccgtggcaaggggcaaaactctgcacagtcaatctgtcgaagctcgaggAAGGTTTCGAAaccaagagcacagtcctttctccgagtttaaatgaggtctctatgaaagatcatcactttttagcttaacgctacactggaatttaccaacagaaattaaaacaagagtttgcgtgtgacgaaagcacgacacacttgagacagcccacacaaaagtagatccagtgacacaaacctgaccacacagttacgcctatccaaatgcgcgttgcaaaatgtgcgttttgaatcttcttttttctctggcggtactgacaatatcgttattgaaacaatcccagtgcactaagggatttatagagcaaatctcgaaaataattattgaactcagcgctatgcgcttcgttcaataatgaattttctcgatttgctctataaatccctaaaggcccgtccagacactcccggccgaccctgtccacatttgacttatgctcaaaacggcccaCGTGGGAGCACCGCAGcgtgctatgatcgcgaagcgttatttacagaagaatagcgcgtgttctaatttctatgacacagacatagaacgacggaaatttgaccaatcagagcaaaccagagcaatgacgtcagccgctcgcggcgcagcagtcgaatgcaactgaaccttcttgtcagctgacccgctccactgataccgcgttgtgaaaagaatcgtcgatgtgtggccactcggcaaatcccgcgcgacgcacaaaacggcctgcggcgcatagagcgtaaaacggcggccaagtctggacagggctttagtgcactgggatgtctcaataacttaaataataataataataataataataataataataataataataataataataataataataataataataaaaggcatgtattactttgtggaatgcgatagttttacatttttacatttttacaaatctcggttttaggttcgacgtaatttgtcaaatgtttttacaaatcacgaGTTAACAAAAGTACACTGTTTTATTAACCGTTCGTCTTATGTTTTTACATTTCTATTTGTTTGTGAGTACCGGCCGGTGATTGTGTTTCACAGACTGTCGAAGTTGCCTCTTCAACTTTGTCACAATTCCTGTATTAGAATAAGAAAATGCCAGATTTGAGCGGAATCAACAATTCAAGAAATGATTGAATATGAACTTTCGGCCAGAGACCGCATAGTACACACTCTGTGTACTCTTCAGTCTATGATTTGGCTATGCatttaaataacatattcttattTCGCCATTTTAAACATATTTGCTTCCAAAACAGTTTAACTGAACACAAATCATTATcttttgaattgaattgaattgaattgaatgttCATATTCAATCATTTTTTGAAATTTGTTTAAAAAGagaaatcctttgttttttttaacaaatcatTGTTAAATTTTGTTGTTATACTTATCTGTCATAAAGTGTTCGCATTTTTTGTTGGTTGTCATGGACATGTCCGTTGTGTGTCGTAAAACACTGTTTTCGCTTtgtttaaaaagaatacagaatacagaatggCCATGATGTCTCTTTATTTGAATAACAACTGTAAAAGCAGTGTTCTGTAATGCAGACCCAAAACAATTTATATGTGAAGAATTTGAAAATCAGTTGGTTATACCTAGTTTGCTTGACAGATGGAAAATGTTTTTGAGAGTCAGGTTTGGAGAAGGCATAAACTCATTTTGTCGAACTCATTTGGCCTGGCTggcgttggtgtgtgtgtgtgtgtgtgtgtgtgtgggtgtgggtgtgtgtctgtgtgtctgggtgtgtgggCGAGCGTAcgtgagtacgtgtgtgtgtgtgtgtgtgtgtgtgtctgtgtgtggactTGTGTGGGGGCaagcgtgtgtgcatgcgtgcgtacgtttgtgtgtgtgtgttttgcgtgtgtgggcgtgcgtgtgtgtgagtggggggtgggggtggggggagggtaagcgtgcgtgcgtgtacgtcTATCTATGTGAACTTGGATATATCTATGCACctgtgtgaatgtgaatgcgCGCACGCTCTCGGGAGTGCTAGTCAGACAATGCAACATTCGCAAAGAATAAGCCATGAATACGTCCCAGTGATCCTGTTTTGCTTGCGTCTGATTGGTTCTGCAAAGGGTGCGCCGCTTGAATGACTCGCTTGCGTGTACAAGGAAGTTGAGAGATCACTTGTTAGGAAGTTCTACCAAGTCTGACTCTGAGAGTCATTCAACCCGCTCGGAACTTTGCTACTTCTTTTCGTGAAAGCGCACCCACCAGAAACTGacctacagtcgaacctgtctgtgACGACCGCCGAAAGGACCGACTAAAACTGGCCGTTATCGACAGGTGGTTGCCATAAAAATGTGaatataataataacaataataacaataacaataacagcactttttCTATTAAAATGAATACATTTAAAACGGAAAATTACCTTCGACACCTCTAACCTGTCTGTAAACGATTATACAATACACACCGAAACAGAATTACAATAACAAGAACATTTAAAAGATCCTCGGAGTtggtcgtaatgggcaggtggtcgttatcaaaaGATGACAATCggtagttttttttatattttttattttataaacaGCCTTATTTCTTAGATCTACACCAATCTCTCATGTCTAGTTGTGTTTGTCAATTTCCAATGGACAACAAAATCAGATGTTATACATTTGTAGCAGGTGCAGACACCAGACTCGGTCTGAAAGTTCTCCCTGCAACCCTACCCATCCACTCTCATTGTGTTAAATGGAGCGAGTAATTCCAAACCAGGAAGTGATGTCCAGGTCACAATGACTTTTCTCAGCTTGCTGTCCCCGCATGCAGCGAAAACAAACCACAGGCCCAAGTACTCAGTAAAGCTGCTATTGCAAGGCTGTATGGCTTTGTGCAAGATGAGAATTTAGATacccaagaaaggtatgtttcgggaacgtttaattattgactaaaaaaattaaacgttccaccAACATAGCTTTCTTGGTTTTTAATTGTGACTTTAGGAACGTTGGCATGCAGTCGATCTGGTTTTGCATGTGTGCAAGTTGAGATAAGAGACATTCCGATCAAAAGGCAAGAAAAAGACATGATAATGATTTGAGGAATCTGCATTCAATAATTCCTCTTCGTGAGAAAAAGGACATGATTTGACAGGAAACACTTCCATTGATCCCTTAAGTCTGTCCCATAGGTATATGATCTTATCTAATGAATGTACTTCAGGCTGTCCCATAGGTATATGATCTTATCTAATGAATGTACTTCAGGCTGTCCCATAGGTATATGATCTTATCTAATGAATGTACTTCAGGCTGTCCCATAGGTATATGATCTTATCTAATGAATGTACTTCAGGCTGTCCCATAGGTATATGATCTTATCTAATGAATGTACTTCAGGCTGTCCCATAGGTATATGATCTTATCTAATGAATGTACTTCAGGCTGTCCTTTATAtatgatgttcggaaataactgtcgggttaGTAAAGGTTGTCAAAGAGTGACTACTCGTAgtttttattgaggcaaactttccacacttGGACAAGGAGCGCGTGTGGATGACTGGCCAATCTTGTCACGTTGGAAACTTAATTCGCCTCAACTAAACCAAGAGTTGTCcttacaacccatacaaacccgacagagttattcccCAAATTCatctattgtttgtttgtttgcttgcttaacgcccagccgaccacgaagggccatatcagggcggtgctgctttgacatataacgtgcgccacacacaagacagaagtcgcagcacaggcttcatgtctcacccagtcacattattctgacaccggaccaacccgtcctagcactaaccccataatgccagacgccaggcggagcagccactagattgccaattttaaagtcttaggtatgacccggccggggttcgaacccccgacctcccgatcacggggcggacgccttaccactaggccaaccgtgccggtattcaTCTATTGACCCCGATGGCTTTTTACCGAagattcagtgccaaagcttcgtgcaacgagcttcgtgaagtagacttcgcgaagttgacCTCgcccaatcaatatgaggctttaCGGGCTTCTTGTGAGACatgaaaaaggagaaaaacctGTGTATCTGAAGAAGTTTTGCAACTGCCTGTGCCGATCGAGTCACATAAATAAAGGGACAATACGACCGGATCCAATTGGGTGCATGCACACCCACACGGTAATAAAATTATAGCATGACTGTTGTTGTAACCTTACCTAAACTCTCTTTGTAAAAACACACGCGTAAGCTAATGACGAAAACCAGCAGTGTGTCAGTAGGCCTATAATTTGCTCGCTGGACTTGGCATTCGGTGGTGACTTTCCAGGCAAAGGGTTCAACGTACACACTGGGAATCCCTATCGACACTATCACTTACCTTTTGCACAACATCAGCGGTTGAAGACTTCAGTGGTGAGTACTTCCGATTTTAATTTTTACTGAAAATATTTTGGTTTTGTCCTGAATTATAACGTTCCAATGATTGTATCTTCCTTATTGTTTAAATCTTGATATGGAACGTtaacagtctatctgttttatACTGAACATGTTTCATTCCAATGCTAAAGAATAGAAGCAACGCCCATTAATCTGTTGTTGAAGTAAAGGTAAAATTCGCAATACATGTTCGAAGGCAGACTCAGAGAGATATAGCTGGTGCGTAGTGAATAGGTATAGGTGCACTTGAAACGTCAAAACCAACCAGACTATTCCTATGCAGTTGCTTTATATCACTGTAGGAAATCAAACGTttcagagaagaaaaaaactactTTCGCGAATACACGTGTGAAATATTATGTTTCACATATGTTGTACTTACTGTTGCAGAGAACCAAAAACCTGTTCTGATATTGCTTTTGGAGTAAGGAGCTATCTTTGAAAAGAATGAAGGCTATGAGTCAAGAATTGACATTGTTTATTGTATCTGCGATAAAGAATTTAATCGTTTTATTTTCTAAAGCCGAAaaaaatgtatcgattgaaaaattggattttccttctttgtgccatgtgacgtcagaggccgacaaaacttcatatttaggcggccagccgagactacaaaatagtgcatgtttgtgtgcgttcaatcatacaaaataaaaggaattctaaccagattcgatcgatacataaatgttatttgtatttttgaccaaaatatgaaattttacacagatctcgacagtcattgttcacctcgaccgctagcgcggtctggGAGGAACACtcactgtctcgatctgtgtaaaatttcatatttggtcaaaaatacaaaaacacgtATAATATACATGttccaaaaacaaatcaaaactttGAATTAATTTGTTTCTTATAGTTGTTATGCTATTATATAGAAAGGGGTATGTGCGTTCTGACGGGATCAGTTTTTTGGTATTATTCCTTAATTCAGGGAGAAAGACATTCCTAAAACACATACGACGTGTTACATATACACGAACAAAACATACTATTCATTCACAAATCTGAATCAGAAACTCTGTGTTTTCATACATGTGTATTCAAAACctacaataaaacaaacaaaaatagctTTCAATAGGCAAACAAATTAAGGTATGTCGCTTTAAATCTCCGAATCAATGTGTGAATGTTCAGGCTAAATAAATTACAGTCGTGattacagcctcaactagttcATGACTAAGAATACTGCATTGTCAAGTTCAGGGACAGATTTAAATCTTCTGCCTTCCTCATCATGATATAGTACCAGCAACAAAAACTTTTGCATGAGGCGTTAGTCTGCAGTGATTGTATCAACAAGAAATAGGTTAAGCAAAGATGAGCTCAGTAGAACGTGTAGACAAAGAACATGCACCCAAATGTCACTTATTGGTCAGTTGTTCATAATACGAGCAATCACTAAATGAATGAATTATACAGAAAATGTATAGAGCATCAAGAATACAGATGAACCCTCATTTTCTAAATgttgaaaatctgagaaagggaCCGTGAAAAATGGAGGAAACGTGACTGTAATGAAAAGAAGTGTCTTAAGTTGAGGGTTTTAAAAACACCACTAGCACTGTATATAATTGCAAATATCCCATTTTTCAGACCAGTGACCACAGTTCCACCTAACGCGCAGACGCCAGTCAACCAATCACTCCTGCCAAAAGCATGCTGCCCAAAACGACCGTTGTGCTGGCTTTGGTCGTGCTGACGTCACTCCTCATATCGAACGTCGTTGGTGACGACGACACATGCCTGATATGTACGTGTGGCTCCAGCAGCTGCTCAGGTGAAAACTGCTGCCAACCTTTCGACATCTCTGCCCTCATCCAACTGACAGTCAGTGTCCAATGCTCAACGCCGGCAGAACCCCACATCATCGCACCCTTGAGTGCCCTCAACCGGTCCTCGACATCATGTGGTGGCTACCATCTCTTTCACCCTAACAGCTGTTTGACCGCAATGCCTGAAAGCTACTGCTTGTACAATGAGACTCGAGCCATCAGTTTGGCAAACAATTATATCTCAGAGTTTCCCCATCTTGTATGTCTGCCCTTGCTCGGAATGCTGGACCTCAGTTACAACGACCTAAAAACGATCCCCGAAGATGCCTTCGACGAAGTCCCCCACCTACGTCACATCTTCCTGGACCACAATGAGATCTCTCACATCCACCCCAAGGCCTTTGACCTTCATCTACCCAACCTGCAGGTTCTTAGCCTAACCTACAACCAGCTGACTGTGGTGGAAGGCAGTGTCGTAGCGGTGTCACATCCATTCTGCTTGTTCAACTTTAGCCACAACCTCATCACTACACTCAGCAACACTAACAGTTTCCAGGTCGACCCTGCCCTGGAGTACGGGCCTGGATACGTTGACTTTTCCTATAACCGTGTCACAGAAGGACCCATGGTGGCGGTCAGGGCTTTGGGGATCAGTAAAGCTTATCTGGCCAAGTTCCTCCTGTGGGCCTTCGACGTTCGTCACAACCCGTTTCACTGTGACTGCAACATGTACGAGGTAGCGTTCTTCTTGAAGCTGCTCATTACGAGTTCATCCTGGCGAGAATTTTACGACATCGCCTGCGTAACCCCAGCGCGTTTCAGCGGGGTCCCTGTCTACAACCTAACTTTAGACCAACTGACATGCAATGTCTCCAAAGGTTGCCCACACAGATGCTCTTGCGAAAACAACCCTGAAAAGCAAACCACTTTCGTGGACTGTAAGGCTGTTGGGTTGACGTCATTCCCGCGCGTCATGCCAAAAGGACTGCGTATAAATCTGAACATGGCAAACAACTCCTTGCAGAAGATGCCCCGCAGAAAGTATCTCTCCCGCGCTGCCACCATTGACCTGAGAGGGAACGGTCTGACGGAGATCGAAGGGGGCGTGCCGCATCTGTTGAGAGACGCAGACCTTGTCGACCTCCGTGACAACGACTTGAGACACCTCCCTGAGACCTTCCGGGCACTCCGCCCTGAGGCTGTGTATCTAGACCTGCACACCTGGCGATGTTCCTGTCACCTGCAGTGGGTCGGGGGCTGGCTACGCTTCAGTGACGACCACTCACACCTGGACAACCTCACGTGCACAACGGGCCAGGGCAGGCGTGTCTTGCTAGCCAGCGCTACCAAAGAGGACCTGGGCTGCTACCAGCACACACCGGACTTGTCCAGCTACAAGACAGCGTTGGTGATTGGCTCCGTGTCGCTGCTCGGGGTGGCCGCGCTGCTGGTGGTGTTTCGCTACGAGATCCTGGTCTTGTGTCAGCACCTGGCGGCACGGAGAAAGACTCGGACACCTGTCGGCACCTGCCGCTACCAGGTGTTTGTCAGTGTCAATGCGGACAGCGCTGAGGACTGTGGGTGGGTGCGAGACGTGTTGCTGCCCGCCCTGGATCACCTCGGCCTGTCCTCCTTCCTGCCGCCTCGGGACTGTCTCGTGGGGTCGGTGGAGATGGACGAGGTCACCAAACACCTGCACCAAAGCGCCGCCGCTCTGGTGGTGGTCTCCCCTGACTACGTGGATAGCGGCCCCTGCCTGTTCCAGTTCAGCCAGGCGTACAGTCACATGGTGGCCAACAGACACGGTCCGCTGCTCGTCGTGCAGCTCAGCCCCGTGTCCCGGCGCGCCGCACGTGAGCCACGTCTGCGAGCCATGCTGACCTTGCGCTTGTTCCGCTCGGCTGACCCCCAGCGTCTCCACGCCGCGCTGACCACGCTGCTGACCACCTCCAGCCAGGTTAAGACGCCCCAAGCAGCGACGGTGGCAGAGCCCAACTTTGACACATGGTGAAAATAAAAAAGCCGGTCGCCGGGAGGGATGGCAGAGCACTGGACTTATGAACCTAgagtcacgggttcgaatccaggtcggaacggacacgggtcaactttatgcgcAAACTCAGCGACTGTATCCATGTTTCATCCCCAGgttgtaaaagacctcggtcattctgccataagtgcaggtggctgattacactttAACACGCATACtgcacttgtgtatctcatctagaGTCGGGGTAACAACCGGGAATGTGCCCCTAAAGGTTTAACCGTGGGGGCGTAAAACAACATTCTCATCATTGCCGGGAGATTTCAGTAAAGAAGAACATTCTTGAAGATTCCGAAAACGCCTGTACTTTTAGCTTAGCATGCCTATAAGATAAACTTTATGAAGTGACTTCACCCAAAAAGATTCAACAATAATATGAATATATCATACAACTGCTGACAGTTGTTCATCCGGAAGCAACATTGAGCGCCTTTTGCAATAACCAAATATGCCGCATTCAATCTTTCCTCTAAttcttctttttgatttttaatgTATTTACTTGTTTAGTCGGCGTTAGGTGATGCTAACTGACGTCGGAATCAGGTTGGAACTGTGCTTTTAGGATTGTTGATTTATTTTACTTTGAAGCCTATTTCGTTGAAAACTTCGTGCATACTTAATCAATAGTAATGAAGCACGTTGCCCTTGGAAAAGGTTTCATCCTTTCAATGTAGACAAGTGGTGGGTCTTTCTTGCTCGTTACAGGTGCAGGAGTTATGTTGTTATAGTATTCATTTTCTGACAATTAACGTATCGAAATAACTTACCAGCAATACTTGTGGAtattgtttggtgtgtgtgtgtgtatgtgtgtgtgtgtgtgtgtgtgtgtgtgtgtgtgtgtgtgtgtgtgtgtgtgtgtgtgtgtgtgtgtgtaggagtgtgtgtgtctgtgtctgtgtctgtgtgcgcatgtgtgtatgtgtgtgcgtctgtatgtgtgtgtgtgtgtgtgtgtgtgtgtgtgtgtgtgtgtgtgtgtgtgtgtgtgtgtgtgtgtgtgtgtgtgtgtgt is part of the Littorina saxatilis isolate snail1 linkage group LG6, US_GU_Lsax_2.0, whole genome shotgun sequence genome and encodes:
- the LOC138968249 gene encoding protein toll-like; the encoded protein is MLPKTTVVLALVVLTSLLISNVVGDDDTCLICTCGSSSCSGENCCQPFDISALIQLTVSVQCSTPAEPHIIAPLSALNRSSTSCGGYHLFHPNSCLTAMPESYCLYNETRAISLANNYISEFPHLVCLPLLGMLDLSYNDLKTIPEDAFDEVPHLRHIFLDHNEISHIHPKAFDLHLPNLQVLSLTYNQLTVVEGSVVAVSHPFCLFNFSHNLITTLSNTNSFQVDPALEYGPGYVDFSYNRVTEGPMVAVRALGISKAYLAKFLLWAFDVRHNPFHCDCNMYEVAFFLKLLITSSSWREFYDIACVTPARFSGVPVYNLTLDQLTCNVSKGCPHRCSCENNPEKQTTFVDCKAVGLTSFPRVMPKGLRINLNMANNSLQKMPRRKYLSRAATIDLRGNGLTEIEGGVPHLLRDADLVDLRDNDLRHLPETFRALRPEAVYLDLHTWRCSCHLQWVGGWLRFSDDHSHLDNLTCTTGQGRRVLLASATKEDLGCYQHTPDLSSYKTALVIGSVSLLGVAALLVVFRYEILVLCQHLAARRKTRTPVGTCRYQVFVSVNADSAEDCGWVRDVLLPALDHLGLSSFLPPRDCLVGSVEMDEVTKHLHQSAAALVVVSPDYVDSGPCLFQFSQAYSHMVANRHGPLLVVQLSPVSRRAAREPRLRAMLTLRLFRSADPQRLHAALTTLLTTSSQVKTPQAATVAEPNFDTW